One Streptomyces sp. CG4 genomic window, GTCGTCCGCGCCGGGTGACACGGCCGGGCCGCCCACCTGCAGCGACGCGTCGATCGCCTTGATGGTGTGCGCGGTCATCTCGTACAGGCGGTGATATGCGTGCTCGTCGGCGCCCTCCCAGAAGTCCGGGAGGTTCGGCTCGTTCCACACCTCGATCGGCCAGGTGCGTACCTCGTCGAGCCCGTAGCGGTCCACGAGATGGCGGACCGTCGCCCGCACGAGGTCCACCCATTCCCTGCATGAGGACGGCGGCGTGACGTTGCCGCCCCACCAGAACACCGTCTGGTCGCCTGACGCCAACTCGCCTGGCATGAAGCCGAGTTCGAGGAACGGCCGGATGCCGAGTTCCAGATAGCTGTCAATGACCTGATCGACGTACGTGAACGCATGGTGGACCCGCCGCTCGCCTTGCCACTCGTACGGTCGGTACACCCCCATGCCGTCACTGAGCAGCCCGTGCCCCCGGATGTACCCGAAGCCGATCTCGCGCTGCACCAGGGCAAGGGACTCCCGGTGGTCGCGACGCAGCGTGAGGTCCATGCGGCCCGTGCCGACGCAGGTCCGCCACGGGGCGGCGGCGATCATGGTGGAGGAGGAACTCATGCTGGGCCTTTCGTCTCACGGGCAGTGCGCAGCCGGGAAAGGCGGTATCGGGAACGAGGACCGAGAAGTTCCGAGAGTCTTCCGGAAACAACACCGCAACCTAGGACCGCTCCTGGACCCTGTCAATGGGGTGCGCACGTACGGGAGTTGGCCGGAATGCCGAACGGCCTTCACATCCCCGGACCGATGCCGCAGCGTTCCTGCCCCCCATGGGAGGCGTGGTGACCGCCTTCGACCTGCCCCCGAGCGAAACGGAGTGACACCGGCCGCCGCTCGGCGAACCGGATGACTTCGACACCTTCTGGCAGGAACCCTGGCATCCGCCGCGCACCCCGATGCGCCGCTCACCCCACGCTCGGGCACGTCGAGGAGATCCCCTTCGCCTGGCGCGCCCAGGCCCCCGCCCGCATCTGCGTCGGCCTGCCGGAATCCTGAATCCGCCCGGCGCCAGGGCCCGGATTCGAGGCCGATGTTCGACGGGTCGTATGGGCGGAGGGCTTGACCGGCGACCGGTCGACGGCATGTCCTACGGTTTCCGGAAGGAGTGCGTAGACCTTTCGGGAGCACATGTCGACGGAGGAGGGGAATGTGGCCGGGGAAGGCGCTCAGCGCAAGACAGCCACGCGGAGCCCGGACGGGCCGGCCAAGGTGACGATCACCGAGATCGCGCGAGAGGCCGGCGTGTCGGTGCCGACCGTCTCGCGGGTCGTCAACGGACGCTCCGACGTCTCGCCCGCCACCCGGGCCCGGGTCGAGGACCTGCTGCACCGGCACGGCTACCGGCGCAGGCCCACGGGCGACCGGGCGGCCCTGCTCGACCTGGTCTTCAACGATCTGGACAGCCCGTGGGCCGTGGAGATCATCCGGGGCGTGGAGGAGGTTGCCCACGAGGCGGGAGTCGGCACCGTCGTCTCCGCGATCCACGACCGGGCGGGTGCCGCGCGCCAGTGGATGACCAATCTGCGGGCCCGCGCCTCGGACGGCGTGATCCTGGTGACCTCGGCCCTGGAGCCGGGCCTGCACGACGAACTGCGGCGTCTGGGCGTTCCGTTGGTGGTGATCGACCCGGCCGGATCACCCGCCACCGAGGCGCCGACCGTCGGCGCCACCAACTGGGCGGGCGGCATGGCGGCCACCGAGTATCTGCTGCACCTCGGGCACCGGCGTATCGGGTTCATCGAGGGCCCGCCGCGGCTGCTGTGCTCCCGGGCCCGGCTCGACGGCTACCGGGCCGCGCTCGACGTCGCGGGCGTGCCGGCCGCCGACGAACTCATCGTGCCTGGCGACTTTTACCACGAGTCCGGCTTCACGGGCGCGGGCTGCCTGCTCGACCTGGCCGACCCGCCGACCGCGATCTTCGCGGCCAGCGACCAGATGGCGCTCGGCGCGATCGAGGCACTGCGGCGGCGTGGCCTCAGGGTGCCCGAGGACATGAGCATCGTCGGCTTCGACGACCTGCCGGAGGTGCGCTGGTCCGCGCCGCCGCTGACGACCGTGCGCCAACCTCTCGCGGACATGGGCAAGTTGGCGGCACGCTCGGTCCTCGATCTCGCACGCTCGGTCGCCCCCGCGTCGCCACGGGTCGAACTGGCGACGGAACTCGTGGTCAGGGCCAGTACGGCAGCGCCGCGCCAAGCGTAACGGAACGTAATACTCCGGGGGTGTCAACGGCCCTTTTTGTCAGGGCCGTTGACACCCCCGACGCATGCCCGTAATTTCCGTGGCCACCTCCCCGATAATTTACGGATCTCTTCCGGAAGGTGTGCCATGCCAGACACTGCCCCTTCTTCTCTCTCCCGTCGCCGCTTCCTTGGAGTGGTCTCCGTCGCGGGGCTGGGCACCGCCGTGCTCACGTCGTGCGGGAGCTCCGACTCCGGCGGCGGCAAGGACAGCCAGGGCAGGACCGTTGTCGAGTGGTGGCACATCCAGACCACGGAGCCCGGCAAGCACTTGTGGCCCCAGCAAGCCACGGCGTACGAGAAGGCGCATCCCAAGGTCAAGATCAAGCTCGTGCCGCTGGAGAACGACGCCTTCAAGTCGAAGATGACAGCCCTCGTCGGTACGGGAAAGCTGCCCGACCTGTACAACACCTGGGGCGGTGGCGTCCTCAAGCAGCAGGTCGACGCAGGTCTCACCGAGGACATCACCGACCAGGTCAAGGACTGGATCGGCGACCTGGTGCCCGCCTCGCGCAAGGCGTACGAGTTCGACGGCAGGACCTATGCCGTTCCGGTCGACATCGGAGCCGTCGGCTTCTGGTACAACAAGGCGCTCTTCAAGCAGGCCAAGATCGCCGCCCCGCCCACGACCTGGGCCGAACTCCTCGACGCCGTCAAGAAGCTCAAGACGGCCGGCATCACGCCGATCGCCCTCGCCGGCAAGGAGAAGTGGCCCGGCATGTACTACTGGGCGTATCTGGCGATCCGTATCGCCGGGGTCGACGGAATGCAGAAGGCCGCGGACGCGAAGGACTTCAGCGGCGACGACTTCGTCAAGGCGGGCGAGCACCTCAAGGAACTCGTGGACCTGCAGCCGTTCCAGAAGGGCTTCCTGGGTGCCGCGTACCCGGGGCCGACCGGTGAGGCAGCCACCATGGGCAACGCCAAGGCGGCCATGGAACTGATGGGCCAGTGGGCGCCCAATACGCAGAAGTCGGAGGGCAAGGGCATCGGCTCCGACCTCGGCTTCTTCCCCTTCCCGGCGGTCGACGGCGGCAAGGGCAAGCCCACCGACGTCTTCGGCGGTGGCGGCGGCTACGCGCTGCGCAAGGGCGGGCCCAAGGAGGCCCTCGACTTCCTGAAGTGGTTCGTCGGCCCCGAGAGCGACAGCAGGCTCGTCAGGGAAGGCGGGATGATCCCGGTGAACACGAAGGCCCGGGACGCCCTCACCGATCCCAACCTCAAGGCAGTCTCCGACCTGCTGAACGCCGCCACGGCCTTCCAGCTCTACCTCGACCAGGCCTATCCGCCGGCCGTCGGCCAGGAGGTCAACGACTCGGTGGCCGCGCTCATCGCGGGCTCCAAGTCCCCGCAAGAGGTGACCCGTTCCATCACCCAGGTCGCGAAGAGCCAGTAGATGACGATGGCTTCGACCCAGATCGAGGACGCGGGACCCGCTCTGCGAGAGGGGGCGCCGACCGGTCAGGTGAGGAACCGGCGGCCGGTGGCCCGCCGGGTGCGAGACTGGCTGACCGCCTTCCTGTTCACCGTCCCCGGGCTCGCTCTGTTCCTCGTGTTCGTGGCGATCCCGATCCTGTACGCGGGATACGTCTGCTTCTTCAACTGGGGTGGTTTCGGCTCGCCTTCGGACTTCGTGGGCGTGGACAACTTCACCCGCCTGTTCCAGGACCCGGTGTTCCTCGGCGACCTGTGGCGCGGCCTGCTCCTGGTGGGCCTCTCGCTCGGCCTGCAACTCCCGTTCGCGCTCGCCATGGCCGTGCTCCTCAACCAGAAACTGCGCGGCCGCGCCGTCTACCGGATGCTGTTCTTCGCCCCGTACGTCCTGTCGGAAGTCATCACCGGCGTGCTGTTCTCGATGATCTTCGCGCCGGACAGCGGGCTCGCCGACAAGGTGCTCGGCGCCGTCGGCCTCGGCGGCGCCGGCGGCCTCTGGTTCGCCGGCCAGAACACCGTCCTGGCGACCCTCTTCCTGGTCATGACCTGGAAGTACTTCGGATTCCACATGATGCTGCTCCTGGCAGGGCTTCAGGGCATTCCGGCCGAACTGACGGAAGCCGCCCGCCTCGACGGGGCGAACGCCTGGCAGCGTTTCCGCCACATCACCCTGCCCCTGCTCGGACCGACGATCCGGATGAGCATCTTCCTGTCCGTGATCGGCGCGATCCAGCTCTTCGACCTGGTGTGGGTGGTGACGCAGGGCGGACCCGACCACCACTCCGAGACCATGGCGGTCACGATGTTCCAGTTCGGCTTCAAGCGCTACCAGATGGGGTACGCCAGCGCGATCTCGATCGTCATGTTCCTCATCAGCCTCGTCTTCGCGCTCTTCTACCAGCGCTATGTGCTGCGCCGCGACACCGAAGGCGCCCTCACGAACATGCGAGGATCCCGATGACGGCCCCGGCTCCGACTGCACGGCGACGCAGCTTCACGTCCCTGCCCCTGTACGTGACTGTGTGGCTGATCGGCGTCGTCATGGTGACGCCGCTGCTGTACGCGCTCATGTCCGGCTTCAAGTCCACCGACCAGCTCTCCGGCAACTCGTTCGGCCTGCCCTCCCCGTGGGTGACGAAGAACTACACCGACATCCTCAAGGACGGCGCGTTCTGGCGCATGCTCGGCTCGTCGACCCTGATCGCCGTCGCGACCACCGTGCTGACGGTGGGTGCCGCTGCGCTCGCCGCGTTCGCTCTCGCCCGATTCGCCTTCCGGGGACGGGAGGTGCTCTTCGCCCTCTTCACGGTCGGCCTGATGTTCCCGTTCGCGGTGGCGATCCTGCCGCTGTTCGTGCTCCTGCGCACGTTCGGACTGCTCGACAACCCGTGGGGCGTGATCCTGCCGCAGGCCGCGTTCGGGCTGCCCATGACCGTGGTCATCCTGCGCAACTTCTTCCGGGAGATCCCCGGCGAACTGGAGGAGGCAGCCACGCTCGACGGCTGCTCCGCGTTCGGCTTCTTCTGGCGGGTCCTGCTGCCGATGGCGCGGCCCGCGCTCGGCACCGTCTCCGTCCTCGCCGTGGTGACCAGCTGGAACAACTTCCTGCTCCCACTGCTCGTCTTCAGCGAACCCACCTGGTGGACGATCCCGGTCGGCGTCCAGCAGTTCCAGGGCCAGTACTCCAGCGACACCGCCCGCATCTTCGCCTACCTGGTCCTGTCCATGGCACCTGCGCTGGCCTTCTACGCGGTGGCCGAACGGCAGTTGATCGGCGGCATCACATTGGGCGCGACCAAGGGCTGACACCGCCGTCGGCCGTCAACACCCCGTTTTCACACCGTACGTGAGGAGTTCCATGGTTCAGCCATGGCAGGACACCGCCCTGTCCGCGCAAGCCCGGGCGGCAGACCTGCTCGCCCGGATGACCCGCGAGGAGAAGACCGCCCAGCTGTCCAGTGTCTGGCTCGGCAGCTCCGGAGACGAAACAACGGGCGCCGAGGTCGCCCCCGGCCAGAACGCGTACGCCAACCGCAGCGCCGCCCTGGACACGCTGCTCCCGTACGGGGTCGGCCAGCTGACCCGCCCTTTCGGTACCGTTCCCGTGGATCCGGCAGAAGGCGCCGCCTGCCTCGCCGAACTGCAGCGCACCATCCGCGCGGGCAACCGGTTCGAGCTGCCCGCGCTCGCCCACGAGGAGTGCCTGACCGGCTTCACCGCCTGGCAGGCCACCGTCTTCCCGACCCCGCTCGCCTGGGGCGCCACCTTCGACCCCGCGCTGATCACGGACATGGCTCGGGCGATCGGTACGTCGATGCGTGCGGTCGGCATCCACCAGGGCCTCGCCCCGGTCCTGGACGTCGTACGGGATCCACGCTGGGGCCGCACCGAGGAGACCATCGGCGAGGACCCCTATCTCGTCGGCACGATCGGTTCCGCGTACGTACGCGGCCTGGAAACTGCCGGCATCGTTGCGACGCTCAAGCACTTCGCCGCGTACTCGGCCTCCCGAGCCGCCCGCAACCACGCGCCCGCGTCGATCGGGCCGCGCGAACTCGCGGACGTCATTCTGCCGCCGTTCGAAATGGCGATCCGCGACGGCGGCGCCCGCTCCGTGATGCCCTCCTACAACGACATCGACGGCCTGCCCGCCCACGCTCACCCGATGCTGCTCACTCACATCCTTCGCGAACAATGGGAGTTCAGTGGCACCGTGGTCTCGGACTACTACGGGATCTCGCTCCTCGAAGAGGCGCACCGGGTCGCGGACGGGGAGCCCGGAGCGGCGCGGCTCGCCCTCGCCGCGGGCGTCGACGTGGAGCTGCCCGCCGCCCGCTGCTTCAGCCTGGCGGACCCGCTCCCCGAGGATCTGCTCGACCGGGCCGCGCTGCGCGTCCTGACCCAGAAGTGCGAACTGGGGCTGCTCGACGCCGCCGGGGAGCCCGGCACCGGGGATGTGCCCGTCGACCTGAACCCGCCGCACATGCGGGAGCTGGCGAGGAGGGTCGCCGAGGAGTCGGTCGTGCTGCTCGCCAACGACGCCGGAACGTTGCCGCTGAGTGACGGGCTGCGGATCGCCGTCGTCGGGCCGCTCGCCGACGAGCAGGCCGCCATGATGGGCTGTTACACCTTCCCCCGGCATGTGGGCGTACACCACCCGGAACTCCCCATCGGTGTCGATGTGTTGACGCTGGCCCAGGCGCTGCACGCGGAATTCCCGGGCGCCGAGTTCGTCGACGAGCCGGCCGGCGCGGATGTGGCGCTCGCCGTGGTCGGGGACCGCTCCGGCCTGTTCGGACACGGCTCGTCGGGCGAGGGCTGTGACGCCGAGGACCTGGAACTACCCTACGGGCAAGGGGAATTGCTGGACGAGATCATGGCGTCCGGCGCTCCGTTCATCGTCGTCGTCCTCAGTGGGCGGCCCTACGCGCTGGGCCGCTGGGCCGCACGGGCCGCGGCCGTCGTCCAGGCGTTCTTCCCCGGACAGGAGGGCGGCCGGGCCGTCGCCGGCGTCCTCTCCGGGCGTGTGGAGCCGTCAGGGCGACTGCCGATCGCGGTGCCGCGCAGCCCCGGCGGTCAGCCCGCCCCGTACCTCGCGCCGCCGCTCGCCCGGAACGGCTTCCCCAGCACGGTCGACCCGACCCCCCTCTACCCGTTCGGCCACGGCCTGTCGTACACCACCTTCGCCTGGGACGCCCCCCAGTGCGAGAGCGCCGAACTCCCCACCGACGGCGAGACCTCGATCCGCCTCACTGTCCGTAACACCGGCGACCGGCCGGGCACCGAGATCGTCCAGCTGTACCTCCACGACCCGCTCGCCACCGTCGCCCAGCCCGATGTCCGGCTCGTCGGCTACGCCCGGGTGCCGCTCGACGCGGGGGCGTCCGCCGAGGTCCACGTCACCTTCCCGGCGGACCTGGCCGCGTACACCGGAGCCGACGGCCGCCGCGTCGTCGAACCCGGCGCCCTCGAACTGCGCCTCGCGACCTCCAGCGCACACGCCCGCCACACGGTGCCGCTCACCCTGACGGGTCCGGTCCGCGAGGTCGGGCACGAGCGGCGGCTGCGCTGCGAGATGCGTGTCAAGTAGCCGCGTCGGCTCAAGCGCAAGGTCAACCACCGGTATCCACAACCTAGTTGAGGAGATCAACGATGCGCTCCACTCGTGTCCGAACCGCCACGCTCGCCGCCGCGGCAGCCCTTCTGGCGGGGCTCGCCGTCGCCCCGGCCGCCCACGCGGGCACCCACCGGCACACCGCCGACCCCACCCTCGGCCAACTCGCCGAACGCACCGGCCGCTACTTCGGCTCCGCCGTCGACAACCCGGAACTCGCCGACACCCCGTACGCCGACCTGCTCGGCAAGGAGTTCGACGCCACGACGCCTGGCAACGGCATGAAGTGGTATGCCACCGAACCGCAGCGTGGCGTCTTCGACTTCACCGCGGGCGACGAGATCGTGAACTACGCGAAGGCCAAGGGCCTGAAGGTGCGCGGTCACAACCTCCTGTGGCACCAACAGCTGCCGGACTGGCTCACCTCCGGCACCTGGACCAAGGACGAACTGCGCTCCATCCTCAAGAACCACATCACGCACGTCGTCAAGCACTACAAGGGCAAGGTCTTCGCCTGGGACGTCGCCAACGAGATCATGAACGAGGACGGCACCTACCGGGAGAACATCTTCTACAAGACGATCGGCCCGTCCTACATCGCTGACGCGCTGCGCTGGGCCCACGCCGCCGACCCCAAGGTCAAGCTCTATCTGAATGACTACAACGTCGAGGCCGTAGGCCCCAAGTCCGACGCCTACTACACGCTGATCAAGCGGCTCAAGGCCGACCACGTCCCGATCGACGGGTTCGGCATGCAGGCGCATCTGGCGCTGCAGTACGGATTCCCGGACCGGATGCAGCAGAACATCCAGCGCTTCGCCGACCTCGGCGTCGATGTCGCGATCACTGAGCTGGACATCCGCATGACCCTGCCGTCCGATGCGGACAAACTGGCCCGACAGGCCGACTGGTACGGCAAGGTGACCGACGCCTGCCTCGCCGTGAAGCGCTGCGTCGGTATCACCCTGTGGGGCTACTCCGACAAGCACTCGTGGATCCCCGCGGTCTTCCCGGGCGAGGGCGCGGCCCTGCCCTGGGACGAGAACCTCGCACACAAGCCCGCGTACGACGCGATCCGTGAGGCTCTGCGGTAGACCTCGGGCGCGCGCAGTGCCTCGACGGCCAGGCCGTGTCCGACGAGCAGGTGGTGGGCGGCGGCGAGGGCGCCGGTGCCCTCCTGGGCGCCGGGTGCGTGGCGGCCGACGGCGTAGGCGAGGAAGACGCTGCACCAGGGCTCGTTGAGGGTGATCCAGCTCGGGACGCGGTCGCCGAGGCGCTCGGCGACGATCGCCGGGTACTTGGCGAACCGCTCGGCGCTCGCGCGGATCCGCCAGCCGCCTTCGTCCTCCAGGGCCTGCGGCAGGTCCCAGTGGTAGAGGGTGGCGGCCGGTTCGATCCCGGCGTCGAGGAGGTCGTCGGCGAGACGGGAGGAGAAGTCCAGGCCCTTCCGGCTGGTCGGGCCCTTGCCGGTGGGGTGGATGCGGGGCCAGGCAATCGAGAAGCGGTACGAGTCGTCGCCGAGGCCGCGCGGCAGAGCCACGTCCTCGGGGTGGCGGCGGGAGCGGTCGCAGGCCACGTCCCGGTGTCGCCGCGATCGCCGCGGCCCGGGGTGTGGCTGTAGGCGTCCCAGATGGAGGGGCCGCGCCCGCGGTGATGCCGGCGGCGATGTACTTCCAGAGGAAGATGACCCTCGGCGAGTGGCCAGTGACGACCAGTTCCGCGAGTTGAAGCATTTCACCACCTGAGGTCAGCGGAGCCCTGTCGGTCGCCTGGACACGTCCGCACCCTGGACGCTGTGGCTCCAGGACGCGGACGGCCGCGAGGTGATGTCGTCAGGCCGCAAAGGCACCCGAGCCGCGCGTCGAAACCTTTCGAACGATCCATGCATCACCCGGTGTGGGTAGTTGACCGTGCCTTATGCTTCTGGGCATGCGAGATGACGAGGGCGTTGGTCGCATCACCCTGGCGCAGGTGGCCCAGCTGGCGGGGGTCTCCATTTCGACAGTTTCGAAGGTGCTCAACGGGCGACAGGACGTGGCCGCACCGACGCGCGTCAAAGTGGAGCGCGTCCTGGACGACAACGCGTACCGCCGTACCACCCGGGCCGCTCGCGAGGCGCCTCTCATCGAGCTTGTCTTCCACGAACTGGAGAGCGTCTGGGCGCTGGAGCTGATCCGTGGGGTGGAGAAGGTCGCCAAGGCCAACGGCGCCAGTGTGGTGCTCACCGAGAGCGGCACCCGCCAGGCGCCGGGTCCCGAGTGGATCGAGGGCGTGCTGCAGCGCAGCCCGCGCGGTGTGGTGCTGGTCTTCTCGACGCTGCCCGCGGAGGTGAAGCAGCGGCTGCGCTCGCGTTCCATCCCGTTCGTCGTCATCGACCCGGCCGGCGACCCCGACCCGGACGTGCCCTCGGTGGGCTCCGCCAACTGGAACGGGGGCCTGTCCGCCACGAGGCATCTGGTCCAGCTCGGTCACCGTCGCATCGGCATCATCACGGGTCCGCAGGACATGCTCTGCTCGCTGGCCCGCCTCGACGGCTACCGTTCGGCGCTCAGTATGGCGGGTCTGGCGGCGGATCCCGAGCTTGTGCGGTACGGCGACTTCCACGTCGAGGGCGGGCGCGAGCGTGCGGCCGAGCTGCTCGATCTGGACGATCCGCCGACTGCGATCTTCGCGGGGAGCGACCTCCAGGCCCTCGGCGCCCTGGAGGCCGCCCGGCTGCGGGACCTGCGCGTCCCGCACGATCTGTCCGTGGTCGGCTACGACGACGTACCCCTGGCCCAGTGGTCGAGCCCCGCGCTCACGACGGTCCACCAGCCGCTGCGGGAGATGGCCGAGGGCGCGACCCAGATGCTGCTGCGTCTGCGGTCACAGGAGCCGGTGGCGACCCGGCTCGAACTGGCGACGAGCCTGGTCGTGCGGCAGAGCACGGCGGCGCCCTCCTTCGAAAGAGTTTCGGATACTCCTTCTGACTGACACTTCGTCATGTTGCCTGAGTCGCGCCTCGCTGAGTCAGATCTGTTGTGGCGTGCGCCAAAGTGCCCTGTCATCAGGGAAGTTGACGTACGAGAGCAACATCATCACAACTCAAGAGTTTCGCACTCTTTGCCGAAAGAGTTGACAGTCCACAGGCCCGGCACCAACCTATCGACGTCGACAGGCACCTCAATGGCTGTGCAGCCTCTCGCAGGCCCCACCAGGAGGAGGCGCATGAACATGCGCGACAACCCCCGCATACCCCCCATGAACCGCCGCACCTTCATCGGTACGGCAGGCGCCCTGGCGGTCGGCGCGGCCACGCCGGCGCTGCAGGGCACCGCGTACGCGGACACGACCATCACGACCAACCAGACCGGCACCGACCACGGCTACTACTACTCGTTCTGGACCGACGCCCCCGGCACCGTTTCCATGACCCTGTCCTCCGGCGGCAGTTACAGCACCTCGTGGCGGAACACGGGGAACTTCGTGGCAGGCAAGGGCTGGGCCAACGGCTCCCGGCGGACCGTGAACTACTGGGGCTCATTCAACCCCTCCGGCAACGCCTATCTGTCACTCTACGGCTGGACGACGAACCCGCTCGTCGAGTACTACATCGTCGACAACTGGGGCACGTACCGGCCCACCGGCGCGTACCAGGGCACCGTCACCAGTGACGGCGGCACTTACGACATGTACCGCACGACGCGGTACAACGCCCCGTCCGTCGAGGGCAACCGCACCTTCGACCAGTACTGGAGCGTCCGACAGTCCAAGCGCACGGGCGGATCCATCACCACCGGGAACCACTTCGACGCATGGGGCCGCGCCGGGATGCCTCTGGGCAGCTTCAAGTACTACATGATCCTGGCGACCGAGGGCTACCAGAGCAGCGGCAGCTCCAACATCTCGGTGAGCTGAGTGAGTCGGGTCTGCCCGGCCGTCCCGTCGGGCAGGCTCCCTCCCCACCCCCGCCTCAGGTCGAAGGAGCATCCGCATGAGAATCCGACCGGGAAGCACGCGACCACATCACTTGTCGCGCTCCCTCATGGCGAAGCTGGCCGTCGTCGCGACGGTGGGCGCCTGCACCCTCGCCGTCGACCCCGGCGCCTCGGCCCAGGCCGCCGCCTGCACCGGTTACGTCGGGCTGACCTTCGACGACGGCCCGTCCGCCGGCACGCCGGCGCTGCTCGACGTGCTCCGGCAGAACGGACTGCGAGCCACGATGTTCAACGAGGGGCAGTACGCCGCCGCCAACCCGTCCCTGGTACGGGCACAGGTCACCGTCGGCATGTGGGTCGGCAACCACAGCTACACCCACCCCCACCTGCCCCAACTCGGCCAGGCGCAGATCGACTCCGAGATCTCCCGGACCCAGCAGGCCATCGGCAACACGGGCGGTGGCACACCCCGGCTGTTCCGTCCCCCGTACGGCGAGACCAACGCCACGGTCAGGAGCGTCGAGGCCAAGTACGGCCTGACCGAGATCCTGTGGGACGTCGACTCGCAGGACTGGAACGGCGCGAGCACCGATGCGATCGTGCAGGCAGCGGCGCGGCTCACCAACGGCCAGATCATCCTGATGCACGACTGGGCCGCCAACACACGCGCCGCGATCCCACGCATCGCGCAGGGCCTGGCGGGCCGCGGCCTGTGTGCGGGCATGATCTCCCCGCGGACCGGCATTGCGGTGGCCTCGGACGGCTGACATCATCCGTCCGGGGCCCGGTGGCGGTGGCATCACCGATGGACTCGGCGGGACACCAGCAGCCTGCTGCGGACCGGTCAAGACACGCTGCAGGAAAGGCCGTTCAGGCTGAAGGCCGTCGGCTTGGCGAAGCTGCCGTTGTAGGTGGCCTGGTACCCGAAGGAGACCTGGGCGCCGGGGGAGAGGGACGCGTTGTAGGCGAGGCCGTCGGCTGTCACGGCTCCCGACGAGGGAGAGATGCCGGCGTTCCATGTGCTGGTGATCTGCTGCCCCGCAGGCAGGGTGAACGCGAGATGCCAGCCGTCGGCCGGGGAGGAACCCGTGTTGGTCAGCGTGATGTCCGCGGTGTATCCGCCCTGCCATGTGTTCGTGCTGTAGGCCACCTTGCACGCCGTGGGCCCGCTGGGTGGGCCGCTGCCGAGGTCGACGGTCGAGGAGAAGGAGGTGACGGCGAGTCCCGCGCCGTTCTGCCAGGGCTCGAACCCTGCCTGAACGCTCGTCAGATACCAGTTGTTCTGGGCGAGACCGCGGGCGACGGCCTGCCGGGCGAAGTCCATCACGTCGAAGTTCCAGCTGCCGATCGCCGACGGCGCGACGAAGGTCAGGACGTCGTTGGAGCCGTTGTTACCGGACCACAGCTGCCACGGGCGGCCGGCCACGGTGACGGAACCCACCTGCGAGCCCACCGGCTGCACGGCTCCCACATGGTTGAACCAGATCATGATCTCGGTGCGGTTCACACCGTCGGTGCGGGGCGTGGGGTCGAGCCAGATGTCGTAGGCGGCGTCGTAGATGGCTCCGCTCACGTAGTTGTAGGAGATGCTCGTGGGTGCTGCGGCGATGGA contains:
- a CDS encoding carbohydrate ABC transporter permease — protein: MASTQIEDAGPALREGAPTGQVRNRRPVARRVRDWLTAFLFTVPGLALFLVFVAIPILYAGYVCFFNWGGFGSPSDFVGVDNFTRLFQDPVFLGDLWRGLLLVGLSLGLQLPFALAMAVLLNQKLRGRAVYRMLFFAPYVLSEVITGVLFSMIFAPDSGLADKVLGAVGLGGAGGLWFAGQNTVLATLFLVMTWKYFGFHMMLLLAGLQGIPAELTEAARLDGANAWQRFRHITLPLLGPTIRMSIFLSVIGAIQLFDLVWVVTQGGPDHHSETMAVTMFQFGFKRYQMGYASAISIVMFLISLVFALFYQRYVLRRDTEGALTNMRGSR
- a CDS encoding LacI family DNA-binding transcriptional regulator; amino-acid sequence: MAGEGAQRKTATRSPDGPAKVTITEIAREAGVSVPTVSRVVNGRSDVSPATRARVEDLLHRHGYRRRPTGDRAALLDLVFNDLDSPWAVEIIRGVEEVAHEAGVGTVVSAIHDRAGAARQWMTNLRARASDGVILVTSALEPGLHDELRRLGVPLVVIDPAGSPATEAPTVGATNWAGGMAATEYLLHLGHRRIGFIEGPPRLLCSRARLDGYRAALDVAGVPAADELIVPGDFYHESGFTGAGCLLDLADPPTAIFAASDQMALGAIEALRRRGLRVPEDMSIVGFDDLPEVRWSAPPLTTVRQPLADMGKLAARSVLDLARSVAPASPRVELATELVVRASTAAPRQA
- a CDS encoding carbohydrate ABC transporter permease; protein product: MTAPAPTARRRSFTSLPLYVTVWLIGVVMVTPLLYALMSGFKSTDQLSGNSFGLPSPWVTKNYTDILKDGAFWRMLGSSTLIAVATTVLTVGAAALAAFALARFAFRGREVLFALFTVGLMFPFAVAILPLFVLLRTFGLLDNPWGVILPQAAFGLPMTVVILRNFFREIPGELEEAATLDGCSAFGFFWRVLLPMARPALGTVSVLAVVTSWNNFLLPLLVFSEPTWWTIPVGVQQFQGQYSSDTARIFAYLVLSMAPALAFYAVAERQLIGGITLGATKG
- a CDS encoding extracellular solute-binding protein — its product is MPDTAPSSLSRRRFLGVVSVAGLGTAVLTSCGSSDSGGGKDSQGRTVVEWWHIQTTEPGKHLWPQQATAYEKAHPKVKIKLVPLENDAFKSKMTALVGTGKLPDLYNTWGGGVLKQQVDAGLTEDITDQVKDWIGDLVPASRKAYEFDGRTYAVPVDIGAVGFWYNKALFKQAKIAAPPTTWAELLDAVKKLKTAGITPIALAGKEKWPGMYYWAYLAIRIAGVDGMQKAADAKDFSGDDFVKAGEHLKELVDLQPFQKGFLGAAYPGPTGEAATMGNAKAAMELMGQWAPNTQKSEGKGIGSDLGFFPFPAVDGGKGKPTDVFGGGGGYALRKGGPKEALDFLKWFVGPESDSRLVREGGMIPVNTKARDALTDPNLKAVSDLLNAATAFQLYLDQAYPPAVGQEVNDSVAALIAGSKSPQEVTRSITQVAKSQ
- a CDS encoding glycoside hydrolase family 3 N-terminal domain-containing protein, which produces MVQPWQDTALSAQARAADLLARMTREEKTAQLSSVWLGSSGDETTGAEVAPGQNAYANRSAALDTLLPYGVGQLTRPFGTVPVDPAEGAACLAELQRTIRAGNRFELPALAHEECLTGFTAWQATVFPTPLAWGATFDPALITDMARAIGTSMRAVGIHQGLAPVLDVVRDPRWGRTEETIGEDPYLVGTIGSAYVRGLETAGIVATLKHFAAYSASRAARNHAPASIGPRELADVILPPFEMAIRDGGARSVMPSYNDIDGLPAHAHPMLLTHILREQWEFSGTVVSDYYGISLLEEAHRVADGEPGAARLALAAGVDVELPAARCFSLADPLPEDLLDRAALRVLTQKCELGLLDAAGEPGTGDVPVDLNPPHMRELARRVAEESVVLLANDAGTLPLSDGLRIAVVGPLADEQAAMMGCYTFPRHVGVHHPELPIGVDVLTLAQALHAEFPGAEFVDEPAGADVALAVVGDRSGLFGHGSSGEGCDAEDLELPYGQGELLDEIMASGAPFIVVVLSGRPYALGRWAARAAAVVQAFFPGQEGGRAVAGVLSGRVEPSGRLPIAVPRSPGGQPAPYLAPPLARNGFPSTVDPTPLYPFGHGLSYTTFAWDAPQCESAELPTDGETSIRLTVRNTGDRPGTEIVQLYLHDPLATVAQPDVRLVGYARVPLDAGASAEVHVTFPADLAAYTGADGRRVVEPGALELRLATSSAHARHTVPLTLTGPVREVGHERRLRCEMRVK